A genomic segment from Bacteroidota bacterium encodes:
- the efp gene encoding elongation factor P, producing MASTQDFRNGYTFIWNGGVWQIVEFQHVKPGKGGAFVRTKLKNVRNGKIVDNTFRAGEKVEAARVERHAYQFLYEDDLGLHLMNTESYEQTTLPAGSVEGRGFIKEGGDVDLIVHAQTGEALSVEIPQQVELLIAETEPGMKGDTATGATKPATLESGATINVPLFINEGDLVRVDTTSGAYLTRVSAN from the coding sequence ATGGCCTCCACGCAAGACTTCCGCAACGGCTACACCTTCATCTGGAACGGCGGCGTGTGGCAGATCGTCGAGTTCCAGCACGTCAAGCCGGGCAAGGGCGGGGCGTTCGTCCGCACTAAGCTCAAGAACGTCCGCAACGGCAAGATCGTCGACAACACGTTCCGGGCCGGCGAGAAGGTGGAGGCGGCCCGCGTGGAGCGCCACGCCTACCAGTTCCTCTACGAGGACGACCTCGGCCTCCACCTGATGAACACCGAGTCCTACGAGCAGACGACGCTCCCCGCCGGCAGCGTAGAGGGGCGCGGCTTCATCAAGGAAGGCGGCGACGTGGACCTGATCGTCCACGCCCAGACGGGCGAGGCGCTCTCGGTCGAGATCCCGCAGCAGGTGGAGCTGCTCATCGCCGAGACCGAGCCGGGGATGAAGGGCGACACGGCCACCGGCGCGACCAAGCCCGCCACGCTCGAGAGCGGGGCCACGATCAACGTCCCGCTCTTCATCAACGAGGGCGACCTCGTGCGCGTCGATACCACCTCCGGCGCCTACCTCACCCGCGTCAGTGCCAACTGA
- the accB gene encoding acetyl-CoA carboxylase biotin carboxyl carrier protein, producing the protein MDIDKVQALVRLVNDSGVAEIEVQEDGLKIIVRRQSPVVTLQQAGQAMGGFPVQPFPMQTGYPPIPPAYAPPPPAPPPAAPAAPAPASTPPPAPAAAPPATEPGSGADETLIRAPIVGTFYRAPSPEADPFVKVGARVSEGDTLCIIEAMKLMNEVTSEHSGTIKEILIENAQAVEYDQPLFVLTS; encoded by the coding sequence ATGGATATCGACAAAGTGCAGGCCCTCGTCCGTCTCGTCAACGACAGCGGCGTGGCCGAGATCGAGGTGCAGGAAGACGGTCTCAAGATCATCGTGCGCCGGCAGTCGCCGGTGGTGACGCTCCAGCAGGCCGGGCAGGCGATGGGCGGCTTCCCGGTGCAGCCCTTCCCGATGCAGACCGGCTATCCGCCGATCCCGCCGGCCTATGCGCCTCCGCCCCCTGCGCCGCCACCGGCCGCGCCCGCCGCTCCGGCTCCGGCCAGCACGCCGCCGCCCGCACCGGCCGCCGCGCCGCCAGCCACCGAGCCGGGCTCCGGGGCCGACGAAACGCTCATCCGCGCCCCCATCGTCGGCACGTTCTACCGCGCGCCCTCGCCCGAGGCCGACCCGTTCGTCAAGGTGGGAGCCCGGGTCAGCGAGGGCGACACGCTCTGCATCATCGAGGCTATGAAGCTGATGAACGAGGTCACGAGCGAGCACAGCGGGACCATCAAGGAAATTCTCATCGAGAACGCCCAAGCCGTCGAGTACGACCAGCCGCTGTTTGTGCTGACCTCGTGA
- the accC gene encoding acetyl-CoA carboxylase biotin carboxylase subunit produces the protein MIQKVLIANRGEIALRVLRTCRELGIQTVAVYSTADRASLPVRFADEAVCIGPPPSADSYLRVDRIIAAAEVTGADAIHPGYGFLSENAEFAAICADNDLVFIGPKPETIRKMGDKSVAKETMRAAGVPVVPGSEGEIGSAKEGKRLAAEIGYPVMIKASAGGGGRGMRLARDEAEFEKQFVAAGSEAKAAFGNGGVYLEKFVEEPRHIEVQLVGDGQGTALHFGERECSIQRRHQKLLEEAPSPVVDADLRAKMGEAAIAGALAVDYSGAGTVEFLLDRHGTFYFMEMNTRIQVEHPVTEEVTDTDLIEMQIAVANGMKLTAQDVALEGHSIECRINAEDPYRGFAPSPGDITALHTPKGRGVRVDTHIYAGYRIPPNYDSLVAKLIVRGKDREHTIRKMRRALDEFVIEGVKTTIPFHRQLMDDERFQNGQFDTGFLSSFELKPPASE, from the coding sequence GTGATCCAAAAAGTCCTCATCGCCAACCGGGGCGAGATCGCGCTCCGCGTCCTGCGCACCTGCCGCGAACTCGGCATCCAGACCGTAGCGGTCTACTCCACCGCCGACCGCGCCTCGCTCCCGGTCCGCTTCGCCGACGAGGCCGTCTGCATCGGGCCGCCGCCGAGCGCCGACAGCTACCTCCGCGTCGACCGCATCATCGCCGCCGCCGAGGTCACCGGGGCCGACGCCATCCACCCCGGCTACGGCTTCCTCTCGGAGAACGCCGAGTTCGCCGCCATCTGCGCCGACAACGACCTCGTCTTCATCGGCCCCAAGCCCGAGACCATCCGCAAGATGGGCGACAAGAGCGTGGCGAAGGAGACGATGCGCGCCGCCGGCGTCCCCGTCGTCCCCGGCTCGGAGGGCGAGATCGGGTCGGCGAAGGAGGGCAAGCGCCTCGCGGCCGAGATCGGGTACCCGGTGATGATCAAAGCCTCGGCCGGCGGCGGCGGGCGCGGGATGCGCCTCGCGCGCGACGAAGCCGAGTTCGAGAAGCAGTTCGTCGCGGCCGGGTCCGAGGCGAAGGCCGCCTTCGGCAACGGTGGCGTCTACCTCGAGAAGTTCGTCGAGGAGCCGCGCCACATCGAGGTCCAGCTCGTGGGCGACGGGCAGGGGACGGCGCTCCACTTCGGCGAGCGCGAGTGCTCGATCCAGCGCCGCCACCAGAAGCTGCTCGAAGAGGCCCCCTCGCCGGTCGTGGACGCCGACCTCCGCGCCAAGATGGGCGAGGCCGCGATTGCCGGCGCCCTCGCCGTCGACTACAGCGGGGCTGGCACGGTCGAGTTCCTGCTCGACAGGCACGGCACCTTCTACTTCATGGAGATGAACACCCGTATCCAGGTCGAGCACCCGGTCACCGAGGAGGTGACTGACACCGACCTGATCGAGATGCAGATCGCCGTCGCCAACGGGATGAAGCTCACGGCGCAGGACGTGGCGCTCGAAGGCCACTCCATCGAGTGCCGGATCAACGCCGAGGACCCGTACCGAGGCTTCGCCCCCTCGCCGGGCGACATCACCGCGCTCCACACGCCGAAGGGCCGCGGCGTCCGCGTCGACACCCACATCTACGCCGGCTACCGGATTCCGCCGAACTACGACTCGCTCGTGGCTAAGCTCATCGTGCGCGGCAAGGACCGCGAGCACACCATCCGCAAGATGCGCCGCGCCCTCGACGAGTTCGTCATCGAGGGCGTCAAGACGACGATCCCGTTCCACCGCCAGCTCATGGACGACGAGCGCTTCCAGAACGGACAGTTCGACACCGGCTTTTTGAGTAGCTTCGAGTTGAAACCTCCAGCCAGTGAGTGA